The genomic stretch ccttcactTTAGTGAATACCGAATAGCCCCCTCACCGAATAGTGAATACCCCCTCACCCTTACTCTCTACGACCACCTTCTATCCCATCCCCTAATCATTCTCTCTCCCTGTTTTCTCTTTCACATTTTCCTGCCCATCGCCCCTATCGCTAATCACTCTCTTCTCCTTACCATCAATCTCTTTCACCCTCTCTCTGCCGTCTCTACCCTCGTTGTCTAACCTTCCATCCCTGCCTTTCAGCCCTATCTCTCCCGCTcacctcactctcactctccctatTGCctccctgctctccctctctgtcctcaCTTCCTCCATTCTCTACCGGCCACACTTGTTCTATTTCCTTCCCTCCCATCGTCCCTCGCGCTCTCTCTCAGGCGGCCCGACCTCCACCTATTCAGAGTTGAACTTTCCGAAAGACGACACCCTCATCAATGAGGATGCGACTGTTCCCATGGCTTCGGGACCTCGAAGCCTGCCAAACAATGGCcgaacaggtcagagttcacaataGTGACGTAATTCTGGAGAAGGTCGCGAGTTTTATTCAGAAGTGTGTGTGCTTTCTTATTGCCTCGAATTCATCTCTCAAACAGCATTTATCTGGCAGCCCGTTCTACATTCGGACCATCATCTGGGTTGAAAGATTTGTCACTAGGGGATCCAATTAAATTTATTTCATCTCTCATCTGAGACCTGTGCGCTCTTGTACTCGACTCTCCTTAATGTGCTCATTCACTCTATTTGTGCCACTCTATTTCTTACACCTCTGTAAGCTCACCCGTACACTGTAAGCAATAAATTCCAAAGCTGACCgacctctccataactcagtctctCGAGTCCTGGGAACGTCCTCGGAAATctccttctgcactctttcctttGGTATCTTCCCCACAGCAGGACGACCAAAAGTAAACACCATCGTCGCCGATGTCTTGTACTACTGCAACGTGACTTCCCGACTCCCGTCCCCAATGTCCTGACTGAGCAATGCCAGCgtgtcaaatgccttcttcaccatccagTCTCCGTGTGTCTATACATTCAGGGACTAATGGTCTATGAAGTGTACCTGTATACCTGAGTTGCTCGGTTCTACAACACTACCcggggtccctgtctacccgtgactccactttcagggaaccgtgtccctttACCCCTGGGTTCTTCTGTTCTATAACACTCCctagggtccctgtctacccgtgactgcactttcagggaaccgtgtccctgtacccctgggttctTCTGTTCTACGACAATCCTCAGGGCCCCTCTCTAACTGCGACTCCTCTTTCAGGGACGGTGCACCTCTGCCCCGAGGTCCCGCTGTTcaccaacactccccaggatGTCTGTCTACTTGTGACAGCTCATTCAATGAATTTTGTACCCGGAACCCTGCGTCCCTTTGCTTCACCCCATTGGCTGAATCTTGAAGGATCCTTTGCTAGTCCAGCTTTACGACAAAACCGACAGTCACCGACCATAAGAACATGTAATTTGGAGAGAAgttcggccatttggcccgtcgagtctgcttcgccatttcgtaatggctgatccagttttcttcTAATTCCAAAATCCTGCCTTCAACCCGCGACcctgactaatccagaatctatcacCCTCTCCCACAAGTCCACATAGAGACTTGGTTTCAAtaactgcctgtggtaacagcTTCACAGATTCGCCAcattctgactgaagaaattgttcctcatctccgttccaatGTCTGTCCGACAATTCTGAGGATGTGTCACCTGGTCTTCGATTTTCCCGCCACCGGTGACACCCGGTCCACAGCGACTCCTTCAAGGACTTCATCTTTTATTCCCCAGTCCTGCTGATTGGCTCTGGTTCAAAACATCAcctgtactttttaaaaaaatgttgccTGCAGCATTCAGCTAGGATTTCtgccatctgcagattttcgcttTGCATTTCATTTACCAGAGTGGAGAGCCCCAGACTGCCATTTGTCCACCCGCCTACGAATGCTCCACATCCCACTGAATCCATCAGTGAAGTTCTACACTTTCCAGAACATCACCAATGTTTGTGTCGCCTCCGATTTTACCAGCCCACTCACCACATTTTTATTCATGTCAGTCCTGCAcatcatatactactctgagattcagcttttattttttttttttagatttgaatatatatttaaaaaaaaacaatgcgtAATCGGCACTTCCATCCCGTCATGCCGCGCTGCCCAGGAATCACTAAATTATCCCTCGCCTAAtcccgggacaatttacaatatgcTGTTAACGCACCAACTGAGATGCCTTTGAACTGTGGCAGGTAACCAGAGCGCCCAGgcagtggcagaaattgaacccctGTTTCTGGTATTGAGAAGCGCTGTGTTAACCACTACTTTGCCGTACCGCCCTTCTGCTTGgcgcagccacaaaacaaagaaacgcaATGGATTACACGAATATCCCCAGGACATGTTAGTCCCACAGGACAGGCATATATCACATGTGTGAAACAATTACAAAGCGTGCAAACAATAATACAATTGTGAAAAATAGTAAAATCTGGATGGAAACGGCCATTTCCCCGTGGATAACATGTATCATGATCTCTCTGGATAAGGCTTCCCTGAGGGATATGGTCAACCGCCCCAGTGAAGTTCAGGTAGGCAACATTCATGACTCCAGCTTGATCGATCACCTTCCAGAGAAAGAATAAAAGGCCTCTCGAATCATTCAGACATTAGACAGACTTTTCCAGGACAAGGAATTGGGCTCTGAACAACGACGGATGGAACTAGATTTGATTGAGGGATGGAGAGTGGAAGGAGAGAGCGCCGGTGGTGGGTACAAGGGATCCCAGAGGGGGTCACGGCTGTATTCACACACAAGCTGAATGTTCTCTCTAGGTCCGCATAAACTGGAGTCGAAAGAGAACATCGGAAATAGACCGTGCCGGAAGGTCTGCCTATTCCGTCTCGTTACATCCGCCCTCATCACGATAGTGGCCGGGCTCTCGATCTATCGTGAGTTGAAAGGGCACCGAATGGAGCCAGAACATAAACTAACAGAGTGGAATGAAGAGTTAGCGTAAAACCTCACAGTGATGCCGAAACGCACCTCaacgtgacaccgacacaccccttaACCGTGACAATAACACGGCCTTTACCGTAACACAACCCAGTCTCATAGTGAAACTGACATACCATTCACAATAACACCAGTAATACCTTCACCGTAGCGCTGACACGCCCCCGTCCGCGACACAGATACACTCCTAACCGCGACACGAACACAACTGTCACCGTGACAAAGATatgacactcacagtgacagtaacgcactcctcactgtaacatcagcGTGCTCCTGACCCTGTGACTGATACACTCCTCAAGGCGACACCGgaacacacctcacagtgacaccgatacGCCCTTGACAGTGACACTGCGTCACCACTCTCAACATGATACGCACCTCAACATGAACCGTACCGCACAGTGACAATGACACACCACTTACCGTGACTGCGCGGCACCGTGACAATGTCTCACCCGTCACTATTAAAGCTAAACGTCGTTCACCGTCTCTCTCAGTATTACAGATTCGTTGGTCTCAAAGCATCTGCGAACAAAACTACCAGATATTTTGCCAATTCCTGACCAGTAACAGAGGTGAGGTTACAACGGCCTCCTACCTGTCACGGCATTACAGGGTGGAGACACAGAATGAGAGACAGAgagtcggggagagagagagagagagagagagagagagagagagagagagagagagagagagagagagagagagagagagagagagagagagagagagagagagagagagagagaggagagagagagcgctgcactctgtcactgtgtgtgattGCAGGCGTATGTGGTAGGACAGTATGGAATGAGATCAACTCTGCGTCTGGCCACCGGCGTTTGAGATGGGAAGGTGtttagggagcttcactctgtgtctgaccccgggagtgtctgatggggaggtgtgtagggagattcactctgtgtcggatcctgggacagtgtgatgggacggtgtgaagggagattcactctgtatggcccacgggagtgtgtgtgattcactctgtgtctgacctcgggagtgtgtgatgggacggtgtggaggaagcttcactctgtgtctgaccccgggagcgagtgatgggacggtgtggagggagcgacACCTGGCGGCGCAGATAACATGACCCTGAGTCTATGACTGATTGAGCGATGAGATGGCgcagtgggagcttcactctgagtttGACATAGTGTGACAGCAGGGACGAGTCGAGTAACCTGAGAGTGTAAAGTGAGCTTCGGAGTTTGTCATGaaatggcgtggagggagtttcactctgtgtctgaccccgggagtgcgtgatgggacggtgtggagggagattcactctgtgtctgaccccgggagtgtgtgatgggacgttgtggaggaagattcactctgtgtctgaccccgggcgtgtgtgatgggacggtcaggagggagattcactctgtgtctgaccgcgcgagtgtgtgatgggactgtgtagaggaataatcgctctgtgtctgaccccgggaatgtgtgatgggacggtgtggagggagattcactctgtgtttgaccccgggagtgtgtgatgggacggtgtggagggagattctctctgtatctgaacccgggagtgtgtgatgggacggtgtggagggagattcactctgtgtctgaccacgggagtgtgtgatgggacggtgtggagggagattcactctgtgtctgaccccgggagtgtgtgatgggacggtgtggagggagattcactccgtgtctgaccgcgcgagtgtgtgatgggacgttgtgctGGGAACTCACTTTACTTGATGCTGATTTCCAGAGCTAGCGTGTTCCCAGGATTGGATCAGAAATAAAGACCGCTGTTATTTAATATCCAATTTGGAAACATCTTACGACGAAGCGAAGAAATATTGCTCGAAATTTCATGCAATGCTGCTGGAAATAAATTCAGAAGAAGAGAAGGTTAGTGTCACACAGCGAAAAACGATATCCGCAACAATCACAAACTCCCGCGGTCAAAAACAGACTGAATCTTCCATCACGCTGTCCAGGCACACTGtactgggttcagacacagaaagaaGCACCTTccgcaccgtctcatcacactctcccggggtcagacaaagagtgaatctccctccgcaccgtccccatcacacactcccggggtcagacacagagtgaatctccctccacaccgtcccttcacacactctcgctgtctggtacggagtGAGACtcactctacacggtcccagcacacactcccggagtcagacacagagtgaatctccctgaacTCCATTCCATCAAATACACTCAGCGTCAggcatagagtgaatctccctccacagtaccccatcacacactgccggggtcagacacagagtgaatctccatccgcaccgtcccatcacacacccccggagtcagacacagagtgaatctccctccataccgttccatcacacgctcccggggtcagacaacgagtgaatctccctccacaccgtctcatcaaacactcacggggtcagacacagagtgaatctccctccacaccgtcccatcaaacacccccggagtgagacacagagcgaatctccgtccataccgtcccatcacacaccctcgCAATCTGGCACGGAGTGAGACTcactccgcacggtcccatcacactctcccggggtcaaacacagagtgaatctgcttacacactgccccatcacacactccagggtcagaataagagtgaatctccctctacagcgtcccatcacaagCTCCCAGCGTCTCCCATCAaactgccccatcacactcttccggggtcagacacagtgtgaatctccctccacaccgtcccatcacacactcccggtgtcagacacagagtgaatccccctccactctgcaccatcacactctccagggtcagacaaagagtgaatcaccctccgcaCCGTACCattacacattcccggggtcagacacagtgtgaatctccctccacaccgtcccatcacacactcccggtgtcagacacagagtgaatccccctccactctgcaccatcacactctccagggtcagacaaagagtgatgctccctccgcaccgtcccatcacacactcccggggtcaaacacagagtgaatcttcctccacaccatcccgtcacacactcccggtatcagacacagagtgaatctccctccacaccgtccgatcacaagcCTCTTGTCTCTGCCAAAGTGAAGCTCCTTCTCTCTGAAAACCAACATACAACACTCTATCTGTTTCTGGTATTAACTGAGGCTCCATCGTACCATTAATTGTGTAATTTAATTTCGCAGGATGTTGTACCCAAATCTCTCGTGTCTCCAGCCAGaacatactggattggaaaatgcgaaaacGGGTGAGATTCGGGTTCTTACTGGATTGTGACATGGGaccaggtcagtgggattagtttggagacacaCAGTAGCTTGGGATTTGAGAGCATCACGATCGTAGACTAGtttctgacacagggctgtgggggagagtgtgagggagtaGCATCTTTTTGGGGAGTGATACGGTCTGTAGTGTGAAAGTGGGTCATGggggttagtttggggaccgaCACGAGGCTGTGCGGTTAGTGCGCTGCTGCGGGGTTAGGTTGATGACTGTCTCCCGTTTCCTCCTGTCGCTGTACTGACGCTGTTTAAATTTGTCAACGTTGTTTGATAGGGAAGAGGCTTCTAGTCTTATGTTCAGGGATAACACTGGAATGTCCCTCTGCGGTAACTGCGACTCGGACGGATTGATGCAACACTGCAAACGTGAACACCGTTTCATCTGCGAAAAGCGTGCACATTTGTTCAAGGATATTCCTGAAGTGATCCGGGATCTCTGTCAACATTCCCTAGGACCAAATTGAATCACATTACAATCCGTTTTCATTCCCGGTCTTATCCACCTCATCCTCTAATTCCCTCTTCATCCACTCagcccactcatcctcactctcactacTCGTTTTCCCTTCCACCAACACTCTCCTAAGTTCCTCTTTACCCATCGACCTCCTTCTTTCTCGCCATCTTTCCTACTCTTCTTTCCTCCCTGCAACGTTCTCCACCCCTCCTTTGCACCCACTCTTCCCTCACTCTTGTGCACTCTGGTTCACAGATTACCCACCTTGGGGTAAAAGACTGCACGCATTAATTCGATCTATGCCACTCGAGGTTTTATACAACTCTATAATGTCACCCTTGCTCCCCAAAGAATAAAATCCTCACGCCAGCCCGGTCTCCACAACTCAGCCACAcgaatcccggcaacatcctcgtaaatctccctctgcactctttccagctcatcTTTCCTACAACAGGGCGAACAGAACCGAACACATTACTCCGTGTGACCTCACCGATTCCTTGTACAGCTGCAATGTGACCtcccaacccctgtactcagtgaagACCAGCGTGTCACATGTCCTGTCTATCTGTATCGCGTGTTTGCAACCGGAATCACCTTCTGATTTATTGTCTGTGACTTCTACCACCCGAAAGCTGATCATTTGCACAATCTGTACTGCGCAAAGATGTAAATTTAATGTAAGTTCcaaaaattaataaatacagAAAACAGGGGAATAACGAGGGTGTTCATGGACTCTGGAAGCGTTTagtaatctgatggtggaagtgaaGTAACTTGTTTCAAATGGTTGACTGcgggtcgtcaggctcctgtacctcctccccgatggtacgaATGATGGCAGGGCATTTCCCGGGTAGTGAGAGTCCTCAGTAATGGATGCGGTCCCTGATGAAGATGTCCTcgttggaggggagggttgtgcctgtgatggagttggctgagcctaggaccctctgcaccctctggcGACCCTGTGCGTTGCAGCCTGcacaccaggcggcgatgcgaCAAACCAGAATACTATCCGCCGGACATCTGGAGAAACCCGCGAGTTTTCAATGACAGACCACATCTCCTCACAATCCTGACGTTGTAAACCCTTCTGTAAAGAGAGAGATCTGGACGGTGGTGAAGGTAAGTGGAGAGTCAGGTCTGGAATACATTCAGACTCAGATCAGAAATAACCAAGACTAGAGTAAATAAATCCAAAGAGGAAAGGAAACTCCTACGTTTGAGTACTGAGTGTTCAACACGAGTCGTTTAACTACAGACATTCCACGGATGAATGTGGTCGGCAATCATTGTCAGTCTGAGTCTCAAATGGAAAGTAACATCTCTCCATACTCCGGGGAATGGGAGTGCCGAACGTGGATgcacgttcccttgtaggttAAACAGCATGCTGTTCCAGAAAGCCTCCTTTCTGAAGTCCTACTCAAGacttgtgcaagttaaagtcccccatgataactgctgttccattcttgcaTGCTTC from Hypanus sabinus isolate sHypSab1 unplaced genomic scaffold, sHypSab1.hap1 scaffold_557, whole genome shotgun sequence encodes the following:
- the LOC132389403 gene encoding killer cell lectin-like receptor subfamily B member 1B allele B, with product MDDSEACMNQKRTNTGSGAPSRDDLTSTYTELNIRKVEHITNTQADGLDPTYSQLNLRQNELHIAKEEETPIASGPGDQAGPHKLESKENIGNRPCRKVCLFRLVTSALITIVAGLSIYLLQIRWSQSICEQNYQIFCQFLTSNRELACSQDWIRNKDRCYLISNLETSYDEAKKYCSKFHAMLLEINSEEEKDVVPKSLVSPARTYWIGKCENGEEASSLMFRDNTGMSLCGNCDSDGLMQHCKREHRFICEKRAHLFKDIPEVIRDLCQHSLGPN